TCGGCGCGGTGGCGGAAAGCATCGCCACCTTGTTCGCGAGTCATGCCGCCAAGGAAAACGAGCAGTTGCTGCCCGCGCTCACGAGTTCGGGCGTCGACCTTGCGGCCCTGCTCGCGGACATGTCCAAGGGGCTGGCCGGACATCAGCACTGACCTGCGGACGTGCGTACGCGCGCGGTCAGGCGCAACGTCGGCTCCCCGGGCAGGTGGACACCAGGCGGAGGTCGCGAGCTGATGCGCGGTGTGCTGGACGAGGTCCGGTCTCCGCTGAAGGTGGACGGGCGGGAGCCGTTCGTCGAGCCGTCGCTGTGTCTGGCACCGGGCTCGGGTCGCGCCGGCCGCGCGGATGGCTGTCGCGGCCGGTAGTCCTCGCGGCGATTCGTCGGCGTGGGCGGGCGCCAGTTCACTCCGCCGCGCCCGGTGTTGGTCGGGGGGTGCGGTCAGGCGGCGGGGCGTCCGATGCGGACCTTCCACACCTCGGGGCCGAGTTCGAGGTAGTCCCAGGTGAACTGGCCGGCGTGCTCGGCGGCGAACTGGTAGTACAGCGGCTTGGGGTCGTGGTCGTTGACCAGAACGAAGCTCGCCCCGGCGGTCAGGGCGCCGTAGGTGGCGAAGATGAGCTCGTGGCGGCGAGCCGGGATTTCCTGGCGGACATCGAGTTCGGGGCTGGCGGTGGTCATGGCGCTCTCCTCGGTTGACGGGTTGGGGACGGGCAGGGCTTCGGTGGCCGGCAGGCCGGCGAGGTAGTGCGGCAGTCCGTTGAGGCGGTCGGCGGCGCGGGGCAGGCCGCTTCGGTCCATCCGCTGCAGGCTCCGGTTCGCTCACCTCACACTATTCTAGCTTGTTTTTACAATATCACTCGTCAAAACTAGTGGGTAGCGATGGCTGGAGCACAGGCGAAGGGAGCCGTCGATGACGAGCCGAGGCGAATCCCGGCGGGATGTGACGGCTCTGGTCGCCGGGCCGGCGACCGAGGATCTGGTGCTCGACCTGCTGGGCGACGTGATCGACCCCGAGTTGGGCGTGGACATCGTCAATCTCGGGCTGGTGTACGGCGTCGAGGTCAGTGCCACGGCGGTGGCGGTGCGAATGACGCTGACCACACCCGGTTGCCCGTTGCACGCTTACCTTGACGACGAGGTCACCCGCTGCCTCGCCCAGCTGCCCGGTGCGCCGCAGGTGCTGATGGATCTGGTGTGGGAGCCGCGGTGGAGTCCGGCGATGATGACCGACGAGGCCAAGCGGCTGTTGGGATGGTCGCGGTGACGACCGTCGCCGTGGCGCGTCGGCCGGGTCGCTCTGGCTGGGCCGCGCCGGTCATCGCGTTCGGCATGCTGGCGTTGCTGGCCGGGCTGTGGGCCGGGTTGCTGCGCCTCGGATTGCCGATACCGGCCGGGCACACCGACCTGGCCGAGTTGCACGGGGTGCTGATGCCGTTGGGGTTTCTCGGCACGCTCATCGCGGCCGAGCGGGCCGTGGCGCTGGACCAGGCCTGGGCCTGGCTGGTCCCCGCGGCCGGCGGGATCGGTGCGCTGTGGCTGATGGTCGGGTTGTCGGCCAGCACGGGGCAGGTGCTCGTCGGACTGGCCGGATTCGGATTGCTGGCGGTGTTCGCCGAACTGCACCGCGTCCAACCCTCTTGGCACAACGCGACTCAGGCGGCCGGGGCCGCCTGCTGGTGCGTGGCCGGGTCGCTGTGGCTGACCGGGCGGGACATCTCGGCGCTAGTGCCGTGGCTGGCCGGATTCCTGGTGCTGACCATCGCCGGGGAGCGCCTGGAACTGTCCCGCCTGGTCGCGGTCACGACCCGGGGCCGGGCGCTGTTCGCCGGGGTGATCGCGGTGCTGCTGGCCGGGCTCGGCGTCTCGGTAGTCGTGCCCGCGGTCGGGGTTCGGGTGGCCGGTCTGGGCATGCTCGGCCTGGCCGGCTGGCTGGCCGGCTATGACATCGTGCGCCGGACGATCCGTATGCGCGGGGTCACCCGGTACATGGCCGTCGCGTTGGCCGCCGGGTACGGCTGGCTGGCGGTAGCGGGCGGGCTGTGGCTGGCGTTCGGGCGGCTGGCCGACGGCCGCGGGTACGACGCGATGCTGCACGCGGTGTTTCTGGGTTTCGTGTTCTCCATGGTGTTCGCGCACGCCCCGGTGATCGTGCCCGCGGTGCTGCGGGTGCGGCTGCCCTACCACCCGATCGCCTACGTGCCGTTGGCGCTGCTGCACGTCTCGCTGGCGCTGCGGCTGCTGGGCGGTGACGCGGCGGGTGACATCCCGGCCTGGCAGGTCGGCGGTGTACTCAACGAAGTAGCCATCCTGCTGTTTCTGGCGCTCGTCGTCGGCTCCGTGGCGCGGGCCCGCCGAGGAGCCGCGAAGGTGGCCGAGAGCACCGGTACGCCGACGTGATCGGCGGCGAGGTGCGGTCCGCGGGGACGGAGATCTCCGGTCGATCCCGCTTCCACCCAACGTTGCGTGCGCACCACGATAGGCACGCCCCGCCCACTTTCACCGAGGTACCGTCCTCGGCGCTGTGACTGCCTCAAGGGAGCGCTCCGTGACCGATCCCGCGCAGCAACTCAGTTCCAGTTCGAGCTGGAGCCGTTGTGCGGGATTGCCGAAATCGAGGTCGAACAGGTCCTGGGCGCGGCGCAGCCGCTGGCGGAGGGTGTTCTGGTGGATGAGCACGTGCGCGCTCGCTGTGGCGACATCGCCGAGGTGCCGGAGATACGCGAGCAGGGTGGCACCGAATTCGGTGCTGTGCCTCCGATCGTGCTCGAGAATGCGTTCGCCGAGACCGGTGCGCAGCGACGGGTCGCGGCGCACTGTGTCGAGCAGTCGCTTGTGGACGAGTTCCGCGCGTAGTTCGTCCGTCGTGTACCGCCCGTTGGCGACACCGGTGGCACGCAGGTGGTCCAGCGCACTGTCCACATCACGGCGCTTGTCGCGCAGCTCGGACAGCGTCGACACCTCGCCGCTGCTGACCGTGGTGATCTCGAGGTGCAAGGCCCGAGCGGCGCGCTCGTGCAGGTGGGCCACCAGCGTTTCGACCGGGATCGCGTCGCCGGCGGCGATCGGCAGCAGGGCGTAGATCCGGTCGTTGCTCAGCACCAGCGCGGGTTGGTGCCCCAGCGCCCGGCCGTCCTGGGCGAACAGATCGAGCAGGCGCAGGTTGTTGGTGGTGTGCCGGGCAGCGGGTTTCGGCAGGTCAAGCCCGAGCAGCGTGCTCGGCAGGGGCACCTCGACATCCGTGCTCTCCGGGCGGTCGAGCGCGGTGCGGAACGCGAGATTGCGGCTGTCCTGATCGGCATCGAGCTGGCGGCGGAGCGCGAGCATGTGCAGCGCGGCCATCTTGGCCGACTGTTGCATCGGCGCCTCGCATCCGGAGATCGCGATGGTCTCGGGAAAGACCGCCCACAATGAGCCGAGGACTTCGTCTCCGGCCCGGATCACCACCGCGGCTCGCGGCAGGTCGCCTGGCCGCTGATGCCGCGCCACGGTGTCGCTGCGCCAGATCTCCTCGGCCAGATGGTCGGGCAAGGCTTCCTCCGGCACCGTCCGGCCCAGGATTCCGCGGCGCCGGGTTTCGTCGATCGGCTGATCCGGCAGGTTGGAGTACGCGATGATCGCCCGGCCGGTGTCCATGATCGCGACCGCGCCGCCGATCGCCGCCGCTGTCGCGTTGGCGAGGGTGAACAGATCCCCGCCGAGCACCGCTTCCCTGGCCTGCCCATCGCGATGCGTCGCGAGCAACGTGGACACCAGGCGCTGGACCAAGCTCCAGGGCACGCGCAAACCGATCGACACGACAGGCACGCTCGCGTCGGCGGCGCGGTTCAGGAGTTGCCGCGGCACCGGACCACTGGCCTTCACCGCGAGCACGCCGGAGGACCGGGCAGCAATGTGCACCGCGCGGGCCGTCTGTTCCGTGGATCCAAGGTCGAGCCCGACGCCGAGCAGCAGCTGGCTCGGACCGCTCGCCTCGCCCGTCTCCGGGTCGAGCAGTTCGACCCCGCTCACCTGACGCGCGGTATCGCCATGTGCGGTGACCTCCATGACGTCGTGCCGCAGCGCGACGACGAGGTCGGTGACAGATACGGCGCTCATGTCCGCCGTCCTTTCCAGCCGAATGTCGAATCCAACGCTATCAAGGCTCGTGCGGTGTCGGTATCGCCATTGTTGCTCCGTGCTGTGCTTGGCACGCTGAGACAGCCAGTTCACCGACGGAACAGGGAGGCTCAGGTGGAGCCCGATCCAGTCACGAGGACTCGACGTCGTCCTGCCAAGGTGATCGCGGTCCATCTGAACCGCGCCGCCGAGCGGGGCGAGCGCCGATGAACCCTCCTGCTTCTTCAAGCCCAGTTCCTCGGTCGCCACGCACATCGGCGCGGACGGGTTCTCTTGTGCCGGTAAGCGCGACTCCGCAGAAGGAGCGATAGCCATGGGTTCGCGCGTGACTGTGGTGGGCCCGGGCGGCGTGGGTGCCGTCCTCGCCGCCGCGTGCCTTGCGGCCGGCGGGGAGGTGTCGGTACTGGGCAGGCGCGGTCCGCACCTCGCTGCCATCGCCGACCGAGGCCTCCAGGTGAGCGTGCCGGGGGAGCCTCGCGAGGTTCGCCTTCGAGTGCCGGCAGCGTCCGAACCGGCCGAGTTGCCGGAGCCCGACCTCGTCGTGATGTGCGTCAAGAGCCAGGATCTCGCGGCCGCGGCCCGCGGTGTCCGCGGATGGCTCGAGCAAGGCGCCGAACTGCTGGTCGTGGTCAACGGCGTGCCCTGGTGGTTGCCGTCCACAGTGGACGCGTTTGGCGACGATCCCGTGCTGCGGTCCGTCGATCCCGAAGGGGCGCTGTTGCGCCTGCTGCCGCCAGGGCGTGCGATGGCCGGCGTCGCGCACTTCACGAGCGCTGTCGCCGCGCCCGGACACGTCACCCACACCAGCGGCACGAAGCTCCTGATCGGTGATCCGCTCGGTGGCGTCACGGACCGGATCGTCCGGTGTGCCGAGGCGTTCTCGGGCAGTGACCTCGACGTGGCACCGGTGGCCGACATTCGCGTTGCCGTCTGGGAGAAGCTCCTGGGCAACGTCAACCTGAACCCGATCAGCGCGCTGACCGGGGCCACCGTCGCGGACATCCTCGACGACCGCGAATTGTGGCGGCTGTGCTCCGGCATGTTCGACGAGGCAGCCGCGGTCGGGGCGAAACTCGGTATCCCGACCCCGATGACAGCCGGGCAACGGCTGGACATCGCGCGACAACTCGGCGCGTTCCGCACCTCCATGTTGCAGGACGCGGAAGCCGGCCGGCCGCTCGAACTTGCCGCCATCGTCGGCGCGGTGCGCGAACTTGCGCTCCGCACCGGTGTTCCGTCCCCGTTGACCGACGCGGTCCATGCGCTGCTCGCCTGCCGAGAGCGCCTTCCGGGGGCAACTTCCCGAACCCATCGCATCCACGATAACCAGCCAAGGAGGATCTCTTGACTGCCGTCTACCCCGACGTCCGGTCGTCGAAGCCCGCGTCCATGAGCCAGGCGGAATGGGACGCCCGGCTCGAACTGGCCGCCTGCTACCGCGTCTTCGATCAGCTGGGCTGGGTGGAAATGATCTTCAATCACATCACGGTCCGCGTTCCGGGGGAGGAGGGGCACCTGCTCATCAATCCGTTCGGCCTGATGTACCGCGAGGTGACCGCCTCCAACCTGGTCAAGATCGACCTCGACGGGAACATCCTGTCCGATTCGGACTGGCCGATCAACGAGGCGGGCCTGCTGATCCACTCCGTCATCCACGCCGCGCGCCCGGACGCCCACTGCGTCATGCACACCCACACCACGTCGGGCACCGGCGTCGCCTGCCTGCGTGACGGACTGGACCCGAACAACTTCTACTCCGCGCAGTTGCTCGACATGATCGCCTACCACGACTTCGAGGGCATCACGGTCGATCCCGAGGAGAAGCCGCGGCTCGTGGCGAATCTCGGCGACCGCAACCTGATGATCCTGCGCAACCACGGTCTGCTCGCACTCGGACCGACGCTGCCCGCCGCCTTCGCGATGCTCTGGACTTTGCAGCGTGCCTGCGAGATCCAGCTCGCCGCGCAGTCCTGCGGGCAGCCGCTCATGCCCGTCACCGACGAGGCCGCCGTGCGATCGACCCGCGAGTCGTTCCAGCTCGGCGACCGTACCGTCGCGGGCAAATCCCTGTTCGACGCGCTGCGCCGTCGGGTCGATCAGATCGACCCCGGCTATGCGGCCTAACGATTCGGAGCACTGATGACCCAGTCATCCGAGCCCGCCGTCGTCCTCCTCGGGACGGCGGGCGGCCCCCGCGTGTGGGGCGCTCGCGCGGGCATCTCTTCCGCACTCGTGCTCGACGGCGCGGTGTACCTGGTGGACCTCGGTTACGGTGCATGCCGCCAGTTCAAGCTCGCGGGGCTCGACTTCGGGGCACTCCGCGCGGGGTTTGTCACGCACCTGCATTCGGACCACATCTCCGACCTGGCGAACCTGTTGCTGTATGGATGGTTCGAGAACCTGGAGGAAGTGGCGTCGCCCGTCAGCCTCTACGGCCCCGGTTCTCGCGGGCAGGCACCGCCGCTCGGCGCGGACGTCGGTGGCTTGGTGTGCCCGGAACAGCCGGTACCCGGTTTCGCCGACACTGTAAGAAAACTCGTCGAAGCGTTCGCGACCGACGTCAACGACCGGCTGGCGGACAACGCGCGCAGCCATCCGAGCCGGCTCCTGCAGGCGCGGGACATCGAACTCCCCGAGGAGGTGGCATTTCATCCGGAGACCGCTCCTGCGCCACCGATGGAGCCGATACCGGTATATCGCGACGAGCACGTCACCGTGTCGGCGGTTCTTGTGCGGCACGCACCGATGGTGCCCGCGTTCGCCTTCCGCTTCGACACGGAACACGGATCGGTGGTGTTCTCCGGAGACACCGGATACTGCGACAATGTCGTCGCCCTCGCCACCGGTGCCGACATTCTGGTGCACGAGGTAATTGACGAGCAGTGGGTCGGGCGTCGCTACGGCAATGCGGATACCGCGGTGGCCGAGGCGATGATCGCGCACCACACCTCCGCGCACACGTCCATTCCGGAGGTCGGCCGGGTCGCGGAGAAGGCCGGGGTCGGCACGCTCGTGCTGAACCATTTCGTACCCGGTGAAATCGACCGCCCGCGCTGGCACGCGGCGGGCGAGCATTTCTCCGGGAGCCTGATCGTCGGCGACGATCTCGACCGCATTCCACTCTGACAATCCTGATAGGGAGGCTTCGATGTCGCAGCCCCACCAGCGCAGGCAGCTTCGAACCGTCGCCGTGTCCGGCCTGCTCGGCACCGCTTTGGAGTTCTACGACTTCCTGTTGTACGGCACCCTTGCGGCGCTCGTGTTCAACAAACTGTTCTTCCCGGATCTCGACCCCGCGATCGGCACCATCGCTTCGTTCGGCACGTTCACCGCCGGATACCTGGCACGGCCGCTCGGCGGGGTTGTCTTCGGGCACTTCGGCGACCGGCTCGGTCGCAAGTCGATGCTGCAGCTCACCATGATCATCATGGGGGTCTCGAGCTTTCTCATCGGCCTGCTCCCGACCTACCAGAGCATCGGTATCTGGGCACCGATCTGCCTGACGGTGCTGCGCGCCGTGCAGGGCATCGCGGTCGGGGGCGAGTGGGGCGGTTCGGTGCTGATGACCGCCGAGCACGCCGACGGCCGGCGCCGCGGCTTCTGGAGCAGCTTCACGGTGATGGGTGCACCGCTGGGGTCCTTGATGTCGACGGTCGCCGTGCTCGCCGTGACCGCGTTGCCCAGGAACGAGTTCCTCAGCTGGGGATGGCGGGTGCCGTTCCTGGCCAGCATCGTGCTGCTGGGGGTCGGCCTGTTCATCCGGATGAAGGTCGACGAAAGCCCCGTTTTCCGGCAAGCCAAGAAAACCGACCGCACGGGTCCTCCGCCGATTGTGGAGATCCTGCGCAGGCCGCGCACACTCGTCCTCACCACGGGGATCGGCCTTGGGCCGCTGGTGATCCAGGCCCTGTGGAGCACGTTCATCCTCGCCTACGCGGTGCAGCGCGGGCACGCCCAGTCGACCGTACTGGCCGGGCTCGCCATCGGTTCCGCGCTGCAACTGGTCACGATGCCCGCGGCGGCAGCGCTGAGCGACCGGATAGGACGCCGCCCGACCATGCTCATCGGTGCGGTGGCAACGGTCGCGCTGGCCTATCCGACGTTCGCTCTGATCGAGGCGGGCTCCACGGCCGGGTTGATGATCTCGCTGCTCTTCGGCCGAGCCGTGTTGCAGGTCGTGTGCTATGCGCCCTGGCCCGCAGTCATGGCGGAAAGCTTCGGCACCCGAAGCCGGTATACCGGAGCCTCGCTGGGATACCAGCTTTCGTCGGTTGTCGGCGGCGGGTTCACCCCGCTGATCGCGAGCAGCCTGCTCACCGCCGGGAAGGGCGGTATCGGTTACGTCGCGGCGTTCCTCGCGGCCAGCAGTGTCGTGACCGTTGTCTGCGTGCTTCTGATCAAGGAGACCCGGCACAACGATCTGAACGCCACCGGCGAGGAGCCCTCCCAGCCCGGCACCGAGCCGGCGCGGTCGGAAGCCTGATACGGAGTGACCGACATGGGAAGGAACGACCGGGCATGAGCCGGATCACGCGGCGCGCGGCGATGCGAGGCACCCTCGCCATCGGCTCCGCGGCAGCCCTGCCGCTCGCCGTCGCCGCACCGGCCAGCGCGGTCGCGCCACTGAAATCGTCCGCACGAACCAAGGTTGTGCTGTTGGGTACCGCGGGCGGCCCGTCACCATCGGACGGCCGGCGTGGCATCGCATCGGTGCTCGTCGCGAACGGCGTGGGATATGTCGTGGACGCCGGGGCTGCGGCCGCCGGTCAGCTCTGGCGCGGCGGCATGGGATTCGATGCGGTGCGCGGGATCTTCGTCACCCATCTGCACTCCGATCACATCGCTGATCTGTACAACATGGTCTGGCTCAACTGGAAGCCGCGCAAAGCGGGCGACACCGTCCGGCCCGTGCACGTCTTCGGCCCTGGCCGCGCCGGGGGCCTGCCCGACGACGGAGGCCGGCCGGTGCCCGTCGTGAACCCAGCCAACCCCGCGCCGGGCACCGCGGACTATTTCGCGGCCTCGATCGTCGCGACGGCCTACGACATCAACGAACGGATGCGGGACACGGAGCGCGCGGACATCAGGAATTCCTTCACGACGCAGGACATCGAGGTCCCCGACGTCGGAGCCGGTCCCGCCGGTCCCTTCGCGCCGGACATGCAGCCGTGGCCGGTGTACCGGGACGAGAATGTCGAAGTCACGGCGACGCTGGTCGCTCATCCGCCCGTGTTTCCGTCTTTCGCGTTCCGTTTCGACACCCCGGATGGGGCGGTGGTCTTCAGCGGTGACACCGCGGTCTGCGACAACCTCGTCCGGCTCGCCTCCGGTGCCGACGTGCTCTGCCACGAGGTGGTCGACATCGCGTACTACACGGCACAGCAGTTGCCGCCGAAGCAGCTGGCGCATCTGCGAGATTCCCACACCGACGTCACCGACGTCGGGAAGGTCGCCGCCCGGGCCGGTGTCCGCGCACTGGCCCTGCACCACTTCGCGCCGGCTGACCCCGCGGCCGTGCCCGACCACGAATGGGAACGGCGGGTACGCAAGGACTTCGACGGCGACATCGTCATCGGGCACGACCTCGACGAGATCGCCGTCACGAAGCGCAACTCCGCATAGCCTCCCGGTTGAGGCCCCCACCGGCCGGGAGCATCTTGTCGGCCCGACGGACAAGGAGTCCAGATGTCCATTTCAGACGATCAAGCCCGCCCATCCGACGAGCCCGCGTTCACCCGACGGCGCCTGGGCCGGTACGCGGCCGCCGCGGCGGCCGGTGTCGGCGCCTACGCCTTCATGCCCGGCGGCGTCGCGAACGCTGAAAGCGCTACCACCGCCCAGCACTACTACGACCAGGCGAAACGGCTGGCCGGTGACGACCCCGTCCTGCTGGACATCATCGGCTCGCTGGGCGGCCGGAACACCCCTCCCCGGCAGTACCCGCCCGGGCCGATGATGGTCTTCGACAATCTGGCTGTGTTCGGTGTCGGTGAGCCGATTTCCGTCGAGGCGCGAGCCGTGTTCACCAGCGCGGGGATCGTGCTGATCGACTCGCTGAACTCGCCTGCGGACGTTCAGAACGTCATCGCGCCCGGCCTGCGCGCGCTCGGCGCGGACCCGGCGGCGATCAGGTACGTGGTCGTCACCCATGGGCATTTCGACCATTTCGGCGGGGCGCAATATCTTGCCGACACCTATGGTGCGCGGGTCCTGATGTCGCCCGCCGACTGGGCCTATATGGCGGGCACCACGCAATCCGACCAACCGCGGCACGACCTCGACATCAGCAACGGGCAGCGGCTCACGCTGGGGGACACCACCCTGACCCTGCACTACACCCCGGGGCATACCCCCGGCACCGTCTCACCGATCTTTCCCGTGCGGTACAAGGGCAAGCACCACACCGCGATGCTGTGGGGCGGGACCAAAGTGCCGAGCGACCTGGCGAGCCAGCGCACCTACCTCTCCTCCATCGAGACGTTCCGGCTCCGGATGCAGCAGGCGGGCGTCGATGTGGAGCTGAACAACCACCCGTTCTGCGACTACGGACTGGAGCGGATGCAACAGCTTGCCGACGACCCTGGTGCGGGCGACCCGTTCATCCTCGGTGCCGGCGGGACAGAGCGGTTCATGAAGGTCATGGAGTACATGCTGCGCGGGCGGATCGCAGACACCGAGTCGGCCTCGCCCACCGCAGCCTCGACTGCCCACAACCATCAGTCGTGCTGCTAGCGAGGTTGCGCTGCCCGCCAGGATGATCAATGCGTTTCGGCGGAGACGTTGCCGCCGGTTTGGGTGGACCCTGCTTCAGGAGTGTGCGGACAAGTTGTAGTGCTGGGTGATTTCCGGGGTTCATTCAAGTTTGTTTAATAGGCGCAATTGTTGATGTCTCCGGATTGAGCAATGAGAGTAGAGTCCTGCATGAATGGAAACTATTTGAACCATTGCCGTCCGCGTCGTTGGAGCGTCACCCCAGCGTCGAGCAGGTATGCGCGCGCCGCGCTCGCGGTTGCATGGTGTTGCCGTGCCAGCTCATGAACCGTCCACCCGCTGTAGAGCTAGGCGGCGACCTGTGCTTCGTCCGGCTTCAGCTTGGAGAATCTTGTCCGCAGCCCGAGTCCGTGGAGTCGCAGCAGGATGGTGGTGTGGTCGACGCCGAAGCGATCCCAGCTTCTGCATAGAGGTGCCCGCCTTGAACGCCACCACGACCGGTTGCACCTCTTCGGGCTCCAGCTGGCATTGAGTGCGATAACTCGGCAGGGGAGAAAGCTCAGTCGGGAGTAGCTCAGTGAACGGACCACGACGCTGATCGCCGACGTCAGGCTGTGGCGCGCAGTCCGGTCCGGGCCTACGCCTACGATGGTTGTCCAGGGAGGTCCTGGCTAATCATGACGACTGGTGACACTCGGCCGCACCGGGCCGGTTCAGGCGATCCGGCGACGCCGCCGTCGACGTTGCTGTACCTGGTGAAGCAGGTCGAGCTGTCGGTGCGCGCCGGACTCGACGCCCTCGTCCGTCCAGCGGACATCACGACGCTGCAGTACACCGCCCTGACCGTCCTCGAGCGCCACCCCGACCTCACCGCCGCGCGCCTGGCCCGGCAGTCCTTCGTCACCGATCAGAGCATGGCCGACATGGTGACTGCGCTGCTGAACCGCGGGCTGATCGAGCGCCATCGCGACCCCGCCGACCGCCGCCGCCTCGTCATCGCACTGACGCCCGCCGGCCACCGGCTGCTCGTGCGGCTGCGACCCCAGGTGGCCGCGTTGCAGGACCGCATGGTCTCGCTGCTTTCCGACGGCCAGGCCAGCGAACTGCAACACTCGCTGGAACTGTGCCGTCGCGCGTTGCTTGAGCACCGGGTCGAAACTCACCCACCACTCCGCCCGGCGGACGAAAAACCCCGGTAGCAGCCCTTCTCCGGCAATAGTCAGGAAACCTGTACATCTGGTTTTCGGTGTGGTTTGCTTCACAATCGTGAGTGAGACCGTCGCCCCTTCCGGCCCGGCTGCACCAGTGGAGCTCCGACGGGGCACCTTGGTGGCAGCGGCTGCCGCCGTCGCCGTCGCCCAGATCGGCCTGTCCATCCCGGCCGTCATCAACGGCTTCATCAACCAGGACCTGCACACCTCGTCGACGACGCTGACCTGGGTCTCCGACGCCTTCCTGGTGCCGGTGACGTTGCTCGAGCTGTCCTTCGGCGTGGTCGGTGACCTCTTCGGACGCAAGCGGCTGCTCGCCGTCGGCGCCGCGCTGATGGCCGTCGGCGGGTTGCTCGGCTTCTTCACGCCCAGCGGCGGCACCGGCGTGCTCCTCACCGGTCAGGTGGTTTCCGGCGTCGGAGCCGCGGCGATCTTCCCGACGTCGATCGCGATGCTCGCCGCGGGTACGCAGAGCGTCCGGCAGCGCGCGCATTCCATCTCGATCTGGGCCGCCGCTCTGACCGGCGCCGGTTTCATCTCCCCGGTGCTGGCCGGCCTGCTTGCCCGCATCCACCACTCGGGCGGT
This sequence is a window from Amycolatopsis benzoatilytica AK 16/65. Protein-coding genes within it:
- a CDS encoding DUF2249 domain-containing protein translates to MDRSGLPRAADRLNGLPHYLAGLPATEALPVPNPSTEESAMTTASPELDVRQEIPARRHELIFATYGALTAGASFVLVNDHDPKPLYYQFAAEHAGQFTWDYLELGPEVWKVRIGRPAA
- a CDS encoding metal-sulfur cluster assembly factor; amino-acid sequence: MTSRGESRRDVTALVAGPATEDLVLDLLGDVIDPELGVDIVNLGLVYGVEVSATAVAVRMTLTTPGCPLHAYLDDEVTRCLAQLPGAPQVLMDLVWEPRWSPAMMTDEAKRLLGWSR
- a CDS encoding PucR family transcriptional regulator → MSAVSVTDLVVALRHDVMEVTAHGDTARQVSGVELLDPETGEASGPSQLLLGVGLDLGSTEQTARAVHIAARSSGVLAVKASGPVPRQLLNRAADASVPVVSIGLRVPWSLVQRLVSTLLATHRDGQAREAVLGGDLFTLANATAAAIGGAVAIMDTGRAIIAYSNLPDQPIDETRRRGILGRTVPEEALPDHLAEEIWRSDTVARHQRPGDLPRAAVVIRAGDEVLGSLWAVFPETIAISGCEAPMQQSAKMAALHMLALRRQLDADQDSRNLAFRTALDRPESTDVEVPLPSTLLGLDLPKPAARHTTNNLRLLDLFAQDGRALGHQPALVLSNDRIYALLPIAAGDAIPVETLVAHLHERAARALHLEITTVSSGEVSTLSELRDKRRDVDSALDHLRATGVANGRYTTDELRAELVHKRLLDTVRRDPSLRTGLGERILEHDRRHSTEFGATLLAYLRHLGDVATASAHVLIHQNTLRQRLRRAQDLFDLDFGNPAQRLQLELELSCCAGSVTERSLEAVTAPRTVPR
- a CDS encoding ketopantoate reductase family protein produces the protein MGSRVTVVGPGGVGAVLAAACLAAGGEVSVLGRRGPHLAAIADRGLQVSVPGEPREVRLRVPAASEPAELPEPDLVVMCVKSQDLAAAARGVRGWLEQGAELLVVVNGVPWWLPSTVDAFGDDPVLRSVDPEGALLRLLPPGRAMAGVAHFTSAVAAPGHVTHTSGTKLLIGDPLGGVTDRIVRCAEAFSGSDLDVAPVADIRVAVWEKLLGNVNLNPISALTGATVADILDDRELWRLCSGMFDEAAAVGAKLGIPTPMTAGQRLDIARQLGAFRTSMLQDAEAGRPLELAAIVGAVRELALRTGVPSPLTDAVHALLACRERLPGATSRTHRIHDNQPRRIS
- a CDS encoding class II aldolase/adducin family protein, with translation MTAVYPDVRSSKPASMSQAEWDARLELAACYRVFDQLGWVEMIFNHITVRVPGEEGHLLINPFGLMYREVTASNLVKIDLDGNILSDSDWPINEAGLLIHSVIHAARPDAHCVMHTHTTSGTGVACLRDGLDPNNFYSAQLLDMIAYHDFEGITVDPEEKPRLVANLGDRNLMILRNHGLLALGPTLPAAFAMLWTLQRACEIQLAAQSCGQPLMPVTDEAAVRSTRESFQLGDRTVAGKSLFDALRRRVDQIDPGYAA
- a CDS encoding MBL fold metallo-hydrolase yields the protein MTQSSEPAVVLLGTAGGPRVWGARAGISSALVLDGAVYLVDLGYGACRQFKLAGLDFGALRAGFVTHLHSDHISDLANLLLYGWFENLEEVASPVSLYGPGSRGQAPPLGADVGGLVCPEQPVPGFADTVRKLVEAFATDVNDRLADNARSHPSRLLQARDIELPEEVAFHPETAPAPPMEPIPVYRDEHVTVSAVLVRHAPMVPAFAFRFDTEHGSVVFSGDTGYCDNVVALATGADILVHEVIDEQWVGRRYGNADTAVAEAMIAHHTSAHTSIPEVGRVAEKAGVGTLVLNHFVPGEIDRPRWHAAGEHFSGSLIVGDDLDRIPL
- a CDS encoding MFS transporter codes for the protein MSQPHQRRQLRTVAVSGLLGTALEFYDFLLYGTLAALVFNKLFFPDLDPAIGTIASFGTFTAGYLARPLGGVVFGHFGDRLGRKSMLQLTMIIMGVSSFLIGLLPTYQSIGIWAPICLTVLRAVQGIAVGGEWGGSVLMTAEHADGRRRGFWSSFTVMGAPLGSLMSTVAVLAVTALPRNEFLSWGWRVPFLASIVLLGVGLFIRMKVDESPVFRQAKKTDRTGPPPIVEILRRPRTLVLTTGIGLGPLVIQALWSTFILAYAVQRGHAQSTVLAGLAIGSALQLVTMPAAAALSDRIGRRPTMLIGAVATVALAYPTFALIEAGSTAGLMISLLFGRAVLQVVCYAPWPAVMAESFGTRSRYTGASLGYQLSSVVGGGFTPLIASSLLTAGKGGIGYVAAFLAASSVVTVVCVLLIKETRHNDLNATGEEPSQPGTEPARSEA
- a CDS encoding MBL fold metallo-hydrolase, yielding MSRITRRAAMRGTLAIGSAAALPLAVAAPASAVAPLKSSARTKVVLLGTAGGPSPSDGRRGIASVLVANGVGYVVDAGAAAAGQLWRGGMGFDAVRGIFVTHLHSDHIADLYNMVWLNWKPRKAGDTVRPVHVFGPGRAGGLPDDGGRPVPVVNPANPAPGTADYFAASIVATAYDINERMRDTERADIRNSFTTQDIEVPDVGAGPAGPFAPDMQPWPVYRDENVEVTATLVAHPPVFPSFAFRFDTPDGAVVFSGDTAVCDNLVRLASGADVLCHEVVDIAYYTAQQLPPKQLAHLRDSHTDVTDVGKVAARAGVRALALHHFAPADPAAVPDHEWERRVRKDFDGDIVIGHDLDEIAVTKRNSA
- a CDS encoding MBL fold metallo-hydrolase, which translates into the protein MSISDDQARPSDEPAFTRRRLGRYAAAAAAGVGAYAFMPGGVANAESATTAQHYYDQAKRLAGDDPVLLDIIGSLGGRNTPPRQYPPGPMMVFDNLAVFGVGEPISVEARAVFTSAGIVLIDSLNSPADVQNVIAPGLRALGADPAAIRYVVVTHGHFDHFGGAQYLADTYGARVLMSPADWAYMAGTTQSDQPRHDLDISNGQRLTLGDTTLTLHYTPGHTPGTVSPIFPVRYKGKHHTAMLWGGTKVPSDLASQRTYLSSIETFRLRMQQAGVDVELNNHPFCDYGLERMQQLADDPGAGDPFILGAGGTERFMKVMEYMLRGRIADTESASPTAASTAHNHQSCC